The following proteins are encoded in a genomic region of Actinomycetes bacterium:
- a CDS encoding DUF885 domain-containing protein, translating into MTETDAPHAGGEFTAIARQTLDELLARHPEAATTLGDHRHDARLGDQSAEALADEAQWAARRVRALDGLDAAGLTAAQQADVAILRNALELRRFEIEELRAHEWDPLVANPGTAVYVLLARDFAPLGDRLRSVAGRLAAVPERLVTARGSLQDMPRVHVETAIGQFTGTRTLLATELERALGREPGRRAEVEPARQAALEAIDEHIGWLESRLDGAGRDPRLGAATYGRKLALTLDTEAAADSVLARAEGQLEELEDRIAETAARLDDGDPDGRVRRVLDRLAVDGAVDDDTIVGLCVAAMAETTDFVRAHDLVTVYDDPVEVIVMPEIHRGVAVAYCDPPGPLETAPLPTYFAVSPTPSDWSEERVRSFFREYNAHMLHNLTVHEAMPGHVQQLAHNARYESEVPVRKALWSGSFVEGWAVYAEELMIDAGYREAEGLGDALRMQQLKMQLRMTINAILDARVHAHGMTEDEAMRLMTRRGHQEEGEAAGKWRRAQLTSAQLSTYFVGYLEVRDLARDLAGARPGTTARERHDELLSHGSPAARHLRHLLGL; encoded by the coding sequence GTGACCGAGACCGACGCACCGCACGCCGGCGGCGAGTTCACCGCGATCGCCCGGCAGACCCTGGACGAGCTGCTCGCCCGGCACCCCGAGGCGGCCACGACGCTGGGCGACCACCGGCACGACGCGCGCCTGGGTGACCAGTCCGCCGAGGCGCTGGCGGACGAGGCGCAGTGGGCCGCCCGGCGGGTGCGGGCCCTGGACGGCCTGGACGCCGCGGGGCTGACCGCCGCGCAGCAGGCCGACGTGGCGATCCTGCGCAACGCGCTGGAGCTGCGCCGGTTCGAGATCGAGGAGCTGCGCGCCCACGAGTGGGACCCCCTCGTGGCCAACCCCGGCACCGCGGTCTACGTCCTGCTGGCGCGGGACTTCGCGCCGCTGGGCGACCGGCTGCGCTCGGTCGCCGGCCGGCTCGCGGCGGTGCCGGAGCGGCTGGTCACGGCCCGCGGGTCGCTGCAGGACATGCCCCGGGTGCACGTGGAGACGGCGATCGGGCAGTTCACCGGCACCCGCACCCTGCTGGCGACCGAGCTGGAGCGTGCGCTCGGCCGCGAGCCGGGGCGCCGGGCCGAGGTCGAGCCGGCCCGTCAGGCGGCCCTGGAGGCGATCGACGAGCACATCGGCTGGCTGGAGAGCCGGCTCGACGGCGCCGGCCGCGACCCCCGGCTGGGTGCCGCGACGTACGGCCGGAAGCTGGCCCTCACCCTCGACACCGAGGCGGCCGCCGACTCGGTGCTCGCCCGCGCGGAGGGCCAGCTCGAGGAGCTGGAGGACCGCATCGCCGAGACAGCGGCCCGGCTCGACGACGGCGACCCCGACGGCCGGGTGCGCCGGGTGCTGGACCGGCTGGCGGTCGACGGTGCGGTCGACGACGACACGATCGTCGGGCTGTGCGTGGCCGCCATGGCCGAGACGACCGACTTCGTGCGCGCGCACGACCTGGTCACCGTCTATGACGACCCGGTCGAGGTCATCGTGATGCCGGAGATCCACCGTGGCGTCGCGGTCGCCTACTGCGACCCGCCCGGCCCGCTCGAGACCGCGCCGCTGCCGACCTACTTCGCCGTGTCGCCGACGCCGTCGGACTGGTCGGAGGAGCGCGTGCGGTCGTTCTTCCGCGAGTACAACGCGCACATGCTGCACAACCTGACCGTCCACGAGGCGATGCCGGGACACGTGCAGCAGCTGGCGCACAACGCGCGCTACGAGTCCGAGGTGCCGGTGCGCAAGGCGCTGTGGAGCGGGTCCTTCGTCGAGGGCTGGGCGGTCTACGCCGAGGAGCTCATGATCGACGCGGGCTACCGCGAGGCCGAGGGGTTGGGCGACGCGCTGCGCATGCAGCAGCTGAAGATGCAGCTGCGGATGACCATCAACGCCATCCTCGACGCCCGGGTGCACGCGCACGGCATGACCGAGGACGAGGCGATGAGGCTGATGACGCGGCGCGGCCACCAGGAGGAGGGCGAGGCGGCCGGCAAGTGGCGGCGGGCGCAGCTGACCAGTGCCCAGCTCTCGACGTACTTCGTCGGCTACCTCGAGGTGCGCGACCTGGCACGCGACCTGGCCGGGGCCAGGCCCGGGACCACGGCCCGGGAGCGCCACGACGAGCTGCTGTCGCACGGCTCGCCCGCCGCGCGCCACCTG